Sequence from the Microbacterium dextranolyticum genome:
CTGGATGCGCAGGGGCTGGAGATCTCGGTCGCGCAGATCGCGCTCAACGTGCTCGTGTTCCTCGGCATCCCGCTCATCGCGGGCTTCGCGTCCCGCTTCATCGGCGAGAAGCGCAAGGGGCGCGACTGGTACGAGGAGAAGATCCTCCCGAAGATCGGACCGTGGGCGCTCTACGGGCTGCTCTTCACGATCCTGCTGCTGTTCGCACTGCAGGGCAAGCAGGTCACCTCCCACCCGATGGACGTCGCCCGCATCGCGCTGCCGCTGCTCGTCTACTTCGCGCTGATGTGGTTCGCCGGCATCCTGCTCGGCAAGGCTCTCGGCCTGGGCTATGCCCGGTCGACGACGCTCGCGTTCACCGCCGCGGGAAACAACTTCGAGCTCGCCATCGCGGTCGCGATCGGCACCTTCGGCGCCGCCTCCGGGCAAGCCCTCGCCGGAGTCGTCGGCCCCCTCATCGAAGTACCCGTGCTCGTGGGCCTCGTCTACGTCTCGCTCTGGGCTGCACGAGCCTGGTTCCGCACCGACCCCTACGCCACCGCGACTGAATCGAGGATGTCATGACCGACACCACCGTCATCTCCGACGCCGACGCGTGCGCACCGTCCACGGCGCACGCCATCGGGACCGAGGCCGCGACCACCGTGGCCGGAGCATTGAAGGCGCTCGCTGACCCGCTGCGGCTGCGGATGCTGTCCGCGATCGCGACCGACCCGCGGGGCGAGTCCTGCGTGTGCGATCTCGCCGAACTCGCTAACGTGTCCCAGCCGACCGTCTCGCACCATCTGAGGGTGTTGAAGGAGACCGGGATGCTGTTGTCCGAGCGACGCGGCACCTGGGTGTACTACCGCATCGCCCCGGGCAAGCAGCGCGCCGTCGCGGCCCTCCTCGACGCGTTCGCTCCCGCCGCTGCCGCAGCGGACGAGCCCGAAGACACCGCAGCACGGGCCGAGGTCTTGCAGCAGATGGACGCCCGGGTGACCCGTCTCGCCGAGGAGCTCGCGGACGAGCTGACCGGGCTGAACCGGGATCTCGTGATCGCGATCGTGCGCGAGTCCTACGCCGGCCTGGTGCGATCGGCGAAGCTGACGGCGCACATGATTCCGCTGACCGAGCGGTTCGCCCGGCAGCGCCTGGCCGATCTGACCCGTGATCGGTCGGCCGGGGTGCCGCAGGTGCTGTTCGTATGCGTGCAGAACGCGGGCCGCTCCCAGCTCGCCGCCGCGGTCGTCAACCAGCTCGCCGACGGCCGCGTCGTCGCCCGCTCCGCAGGATCCACCCCTGCGTCGGACGTGCACCCGCACGTGCGTTCTCTGCTCACCGAGATCGAGGGCGAGCAGGAGGCCGAGACGGCATTCCCGAAGCCCCTCACCGACGATGCCGTGCGCGCGGCCGACGTGGTGATCACGATGGGCTGCGGGGACGTGTGCCCGATCATCCCTGGCGTCCGCTACGAAGACTGGGCCGTCGGCGACCCGGCCCTCGCTTCCCCTGAAGGGGTCGACGCGATCCGCCACGATATCGAGGGCCGCGTCCGCGGCCTCCTCGCCACCCTCACCAGCAAGGCTTGAAGGAGCCCGTCATGACCGAAACTCAGAAGCCGTCCGTCCTGTTCGTCTGCGTCCACAACGCCGGCCGCTCCCAGATGGCCGCCGGCTATCTCCGCGAGCTCGCGGGCGACCGCGTCGAGGTCCGCTCCGCCGGGTCCATGCCCGCGGACCAGATCAACCCGGTCGCCGTCGAGGCCATGCGTGAAGAGGGCATCGACATCACCGCCGAGCAGCCCAAGGTGCTCACCACCGAGGCCGTCCAAGACTCCGACGTCGTGATCACCATGGGCTGCGGGGACGCCTGCCCGTTCTTCCCGGGCAAGCGATACGAGGACTGGAAGCTCGACGACCCCGCCGGGCAGGGCATCGAATCGGTCCGTCCGATCCGAGACGAGATCAAGGGCCGCATTGAAACGCTGTTGACGGAACTGCTGGGCTGAGCAGCACCGCACGCGCGAAGGGGCAGGAACCGCCTGGTTCCTGCCCCTTCTTCGTGTGTTGTTCGCGACTCAGCGAGCGGCGGGGGCCATTCCAAGCTGGATGAGCTGCGGTGCAGGGGCGCAGCAGGACTCGGCCGCGGACTGCTCGTCGGGCGCATCGAAGAGCCCCGAGCCGCCGCACACGCCGGTGTCCGGCAGAACAAGGTCCACGCGCTCGGCCGCCTCGCGGTCCCCGGCGATCGCGGCGACGACGCTGCGCACCTGCTCGAAGCCGGTTAGAGCGAGGAATGTCGGCGCACGGCCGTAGGACTTCGCTCCCACGATGAAGAACCCCGGCTCAGGCTGCTCAAGATCCGCCGCACCGGTGGCCCGGACGGAGCCGCAGGAGTGCAGGTTTGGGTTGACCTCCGCAGCGATCCTCGACGGGGCTTGCAGGCGCACGTCGAGATCGAGCCGGATCTCGGACAGGAATGACAGGTCGGGGCGGAACCCGGTGGCGACAAAGACCCGAGCGGCCGGCTCCAGCCGGCGTCCGTCCTCCGCAATGAGTACCGCTCGCCCGTCCTCGTGGGCGACTTGCTCGGTGCGGAACCCGGTCACGAGGCCCACGAGCCCGTCCTCGACAGCCTTCTTGGCCCGCTGACCCAGCGCGCCGCGCTCGGGCAGCTCGTCCGCGCTGCCGCCACCGAAGGTGTTACCGACCGCGCCGCGGCGCAGCACCCACGTGATCCGCGTCCCCGGCTCGCGCTTCGCCACCCTGGACAGGATCCCGATCGTCGTCGCCGCCGAATGCCCGTTGCCGACCACCACGACGTGCTGACCCGCAAGCGCGCTCGCCTCCTCGATCGCGGGCATACGGTAATCCAAGAGACCCGCCTCAACTGCCGCACGCTCACCGAGCGCGGAGAGCCCGTCAGCCCCGGCGGGGCTGGGCGTTCGCCATGTGCCCGAGGCGTCAATCACGGCGCGCGCTTCGATCCGCTCCTCGCTACCGTCCGCACGCTCGACGTGCACGACGAAGGGCTGCTCGGCGCGCCCTGCATCGACCGAGAGATCGCGACCCTTGCGCCCCACGCCGACCACCCGCGCCCCATAACGGATGCGATCACCGAGCGTCTCCGCGAGCGGCGCGAGGTACTGCTCGATCCACTGCGCCCCGGTCGGATACCCCTGGATCGGTGCCACCCAGCCGGTTGGCTCAAGCAAGCGACACGACGCCGCATCGGTGAGCTCCGTCCACGGCGAGAACAGCCGCACATGCCCCCACTCGGCCACCCCCGAGGCTGGCCCAGTGCCGGCTTCCAGGACCAGCGGGTTCAGGCCACGCTCCAGCAGGTGCGCAGCCGCTGCGAGTCCCTGCGGGCCCGCACCGACGACGACGACGGAATCCATACCAACCTCCACACATCGACGTTCTTCGATATGTCAAGCCTGCCCAACGCATCGACATCTGTCAATACGTGAGGCAGAATGGAGGCATGACAGTTGTCCCCGTGACGATCGACGCGACACCCGCGGGAGTATCGTGCTGCGACCCTGCGGGTGATGCGATGGTTGATGACGCGACCGCGCAGCAGCTCGCGAAGGTGTTCAAAGCGCTCGGCGACCCGAACCGGATCAAGCTGTTCTCGCTTATCACCGCGAGTGCGAGCGGGGAGATGTGCGTGTGCGATCTCACCGAACCCGTCGGGCTGTCGCAGCCGACCGTGTCGCACCATATGAAGCTCCTCGTCGAGGCTGGGCTCGTCACCCGTGAGCAGCGCGGCAAATGGGCGTACTACCAGCCCACGACCGGCACCCTCGCCGACGCAGCCCGAGCATTCACGGCCTGATGGAGTCGCTCCGCTTCCGGCCGATGGTCGAGGCTGACTGGCCCGAGGTCGAGAACATCTACCGGGCCGGAATCGCCACCGGACACGCCACCTTCGAAACCGCTCCACCCGAAACCTGGGCCGCATTCGCCACCGGCAAACGCCCGAATCTCAGCCTCGTCGCTGTTAGCTCCGAAGAGCAGGTTCTCGGGTGGGCCGCGGCCTCACCCGTCTCGGCGCGGGCCGTGTACGCGGGCGTCGTCGAGCACTCGATCTACATCCACTCGGATGCTGCAGGGCACGGAGTCGGCTCGGCTCTCCTGACCGCGTTCCTCGACCTCACGGACCAGGCCGGGGTCTGGACGGTCCAATCGTCGATCTTCCCCGAGAACACCGCGAGCCTGCGCCTCCATGAACGGGCCGGGTTCCGCGTCGTCGGCAGGCGAGAACGCATCGCCCGCATGGAGGCCGGCCCATATGCCGGACGCTGGCGCGACACCCTCCTCGTGGAACGCCGCACCGCAACAGACTCCGCAGAAAAGTGAGGTGGGGGTGCATCTTCCGTGATCATGCACCCGCACCCGCACTCCAGCGACCTGTCGACCCGCATCTTCACGCTGAATCGCCTTCAGAAATCCTGAACTTACGGGGAACTGTCTCTACTGCTACGGGTTCGTCACGCGTTCTCATGCCGTGTAGGTACGCCGCGCCCGCCCGCTTGATGGGTTCCCGGTGCTGTCGGGATCGAGTGACGGTGCTTCGGGATTTCCGAAGGTTTTGCTGTAATCTCGAAGAGTGACCGGGATTCCTGAAGTGGCATGCTCATGGCGGTGAGTCAGTTGCGGATCGTGTCGGGGTCGCAGGTCGCCGTGCTGGCCTCGCCGCAGGCGCTGGAGGACTTCGAGCAGGAGCTGATCGACCAGTACGCGCTCGCCCTGGCGGCGGCGGGTGTCTCGGACGGCTTCGTCACGAGTTCGCGGTCGGTGGTGTTCGAGTTCGCCCGGTCGCTGACGGGTCCTATCTGGACGGCTGGCTACGCGGACGGCGACAGGTTCCTCGCCGAGCAGCGCCGCCTGGGCCGGGCGCAGACGACCCGGGCGGGGAAGGCCGGCGCGATCGCGCAGTTCTACGACTTCCTCATCTCCCGCTACCTCGGCGACATCCGGGCCACGACTGGGGTGGTTGTCGAGCAGCCGATCGACGAGTGGAACCGCCCGTCGGGGGTGTCGCTCGGCAAGGTGCGGGTGCCGCCGTCGGATGCCGAGGTGGCCGGGTTCTTCGACGGGTGGCGGGAGTCGGTGGCGGACTCGCGGAAGTATCTGCCCGCGGCCCGCGACTACTTCGCCGCGTCGCTCTGGCGGAGGCTTGGGCTGCGGATCAGCGAATCGGTGATGCTCGACATCCGCGACTGGCGGCCGGACCTCGGGCAGATCGGAAAGCTGCACGTCCGGTTCGGGAAGGGCTCGCGCGGCCGCGGCTACAAGCCCCGGCTGATCCCGGCGATCAACGGCGCTGCCGAGCTGATCGACTGGTGGCTGGCCGAGGTGCGCCCGCAGTTCGGATCAGACTGGAGCGACCCGGACGCGCCGCTGCTGCCGAGCGAGCGCCTGGATCGAGAGCGGGACCGGCCGTTGCGGGTCGGCCCGAACGCGCTGCGCCGGGCGCTGGCCGAGCAGACGACGCTCTGGCTGCCGTCGTGGGCGGGTCGGATGACTCCGCACGTCCTGCGGCACTACTGCGCGTCGTCGCTCTACGGCGCGGGGATGGACCTAAAGGCGTTGCAGGAGTTGCTGGGCCACAACTGGCTCTCGACCACGAGCCAGTACATCCACGTCCGCAGCGAGCACATCGAGAACGCCTGGCAGCAGGCCAACGCTCGCATCGAACGACGCCTGGGAGGAGAAGGCTGACATGCTCTGGAACCTGCGGTTGAAGGCCGCCGAACGCGGCATCTGGAAGTCCGCCGAGCTGCGGCGGATGCTCGCCGACGCCGGGCTGGAACTGAGCCTGGGCAAGATGTCGGCTCTGTGGACGGGCACGCCGACCACGGTCCGGCTGGACGACCTCGACGTGATCTGCGTCGTGCTGTCCTGCCAGCCCAGCGACCTGCTCGTGCCGGAGCCCGACAAGGTTGCGGCCCGCAAGCCCGCCCGAGAGATGACAGCCGGCGCCGACACTCCGCCGATTGTACGGCCGCGGCCCGGGAACCCGCGCTCGACGCCGCCGCTGTGAGCACCAAGCCGGGGATCACGTCACGATTCCGGCCTCCGAAGTCCTGCTTCGCCTGCGGGGTGAACCGCGCGGCCTGGCGCTGGCCGAGCGTCGACTACTGCTACGGCTGCCTGCCCGGCGGACCGTTCACGCCGCCGCCTTGTGAGCGGTGCGGCTCGAGCTCCTACTTCAGCCAAGGGCTCTGCGAACGCTGCCATCCCGGCAGCCCCGACTATCTCGGCACCTGCAAGGACTGCCTCGCCTGGGGCGTCTATCGTCGCCACAACTGGCTCTGCTGGACCTGCCGCTGGTGGCGCCAGCACAACCCGGTCGGCGACTGCTCCTACTGCGGCCGCCACGTCACGATCGGAGTGCAGGGAGCCTGCCGGCTCTGCCTCGAATCCGCCCGCCGCGTCACCGAGCCCGGCACGGCTCCCGACCCGGCAGACGGCATCCGATACGGACTGCAGCTGTTCTTCGCCAACATGCCCGCGCCCCGCAAGCCGAAGCCACCGAAGCGCCCGACCCGCGCGTCCCGAATCGTCCTCGACGCCGCAGCGGTCGAGGCCTCGCAGTGGGAACAGCCCGAGCTGTTCCACCTCGACCCCGACCCGGAGCTGCTGCGCCGGGCCACCACCGCCGGGGCGCGGGACTGGGCCGACCTGACCGACGGGA
This genomic interval carries:
- a CDS encoding GNAT family N-acetyltransferase, which codes for MESLRFRPMVEADWPEVENIYRAGIATGHATFETAPPETWAAFATGKRPNLSLVAVSSEEQVLGWAAASPVSARAVYAGVVEHSIYIHSDAAGHGVGSALLTAFLDLTDQAGVWTVQSSIFPENTASLRLHERAGFRVVGRRERIARMEAGPYAGRWRDTLLVERRTATDSAEK
- a CDS encoding helix-turn-helix domain-containing protein: MLWNLRLKAAERGIWKSAELRRMLADAGLELSLGKMSALWTGTPTTVRLDDLDVICVVLSCQPSDLLVPEPDKVAARKPAREMTAGADTPPIVRPRPGNPRSTPPL
- a CDS encoding metalloregulator ArsR/SmtB family transcription factor, which encodes MTDTTVISDADACAPSTAHAIGTEAATTVAGALKALADPLRLRMLSAIATDPRGESCVCDLAELANVSQPTVSHHLRVLKETGMLLSERRGTWVYYRIAPGKQRAVAALLDAFAPAAAAADEPEDTAARAEVLQQMDARVTRLAEELADELTGLNRDLVIAIVRESYAGLVRSAKLTAHMIPLTERFARQRLADLTRDRSAGVPQVLFVCVQNAGRSQLAAAVVNQLADGRVVARSAGSTPASDVHPHVRSLLTEIEGEQEAETAFPKPLTDDAVRAADVVITMGCGDVCPIIPGVRYEDWAVGDPALASPEGVDAIRHDIEGRVRGLLATLTSKA
- a CDS encoding NAD(P)-binding domain-containing protein; protein product: MDSVVVVGAGPQGLAAAAHLLERGLNPLVLEAGTGPASGVAEWGHVRLFSPWTELTDAASCRLLEPTGWVAPIQGYPTGAQWIEQYLAPLAETLGDRIRYGARVVGVGRKGRDLSVDAGRAEQPFVVHVERADGSEERIEARAVIDASGTWRTPSPAGADGLSALGERAAVEAGLLDYRMPAIEEASALAGQHVVVVGNGHSAATTIGILSRVAKREPGTRITWVLRRGAVGNTFGGGSADELPERGALGQRAKKAVEDGLVGLVTGFRTEQVAHEDGRAVLIAEDGRRLEPAARVFVATGFRPDLSFLSEIRLDLDVRLQAPSRIAAEVNPNLHSCGSVRATGAADLEQPEPGFFIVGAKSYGRAPTFLALTGFEQVRSVVAAIAGDREAAERVDLVLPDTGVCGGSGLFDAPDEQSAAESCCAPAPQLIQLGMAPAAR
- a CDS encoding tyrosine-type recombinase/integrase — protein: MSQLRIVSGSQVAVLASPQALEDFEQELIDQYALALAAAGVSDGFVTSSRSVVFEFARSLTGPIWTAGYADGDRFLAEQRRLGRAQTTRAGKAGAIAQFYDFLISRYLGDIRATTGVVVEQPIDEWNRPSGVSLGKVRVPPSDAEVAGFFDGWRESVADSRKYLPAARDYFAASLWRRLGLRISESVMLDIRDWRPDLGQIGKLHVRFGKGSRGRGYKPRLIPAINGAAELIDWWLAEVRPQFGSDWSDPDAPLLPSERLDRERDRPLRVGPNALRRALAEQTTLWLPSWAGRMTPHVLRHYCASSLYGAGMDLKALQELLGHNWLSTTSQYIHVRSEHIENAWQQANARIERRLGGEG
- the arsB gene encoding ACR3 family arsenite efflux transporter encodes the protein MTDTLTRTAPKRLSTLDKWLPLWIGLAMVAGLLLGRFVPALSDALSALEVGGISIPIGLGLLVMMYPVLAKVRYDKVAAVTGDKKLLVSSLVLNWLVGPAVMFALAWIFLPDLPEYRTGLIIVGLARCIAMVVIWNDLACGDREATAVLVAINSVFQVVAFSLLGWFYLTVLPGWLGLDAQGLEISVAQIALNVLVFLGIPLIAGFASRFIGEKRKGRDWYEEKILPKIGPWALYGLLFTILLLFALQGKQVTSHPMDVARIALPLLVYFALMWFAGILLGKALGLGYARSTTLAFTAAGNNFELAIAVAIGTFGAASGQALAGVVGPLIEVPVLVGLVYVSLWAARAWFRTDPYATATESRMS
- a CDS encoding arsenate reductase ArsC is translated as MTETQKPSVLFVCVHNAGRSQMAAGYLRELAGDRVEVRSAGSMPADQINPVAVEAMREEGIDITAEQPKVLTTEAVQDSDVVITMGCGDACPFFPGKRYEDWKLDDPAGQGIESVRPIRDEIKGRIETLLTELLG
- a CDS encoding ArsR/SmtB family transcription factor; translation: MTVVPVTIDATPAGVSCCDPAGDAMVDDATAQQLAKVFKALGDPNRIKLFSLITASASGEMCVCDLTEPVGLSQPTVSHHMKLLVEAGLVTREQRGKWAYYQPTTGTLADAARAFTA